The following are encoded together in the Oncorhynchus masou masou isolate Uvic2021 chromosome 5, UVic_Omas_1.1, whole genome shotgun sequence genome:
- the sp7 gene encoding transcription factor Sp7, which translates to MAASILEEEARYGSSPLAMLTATCNKFGSTSPVRDSATPGKAGPGSSAPVKKQYTMSSELQGQRNSRGGGESMENSYTGSFSSAGGLLTPTGSPPPSSGGYTSEYNPFSHSFQTSMSQGQDQSLLVSKAHATADCLTSVYTSLDMTHPYGSWYKAGIHPGITAAPSNTTSSWWDVHPNTNWLSAAQPQSDGLQGSLQPVPPQASLSPQLPSYTTDFTSLNPAQYPSVGLGSTSHLLQSSQHMLPQDMYKPKPVSGGGLMENQMGLKPAGGSRGYGGGTTTGRSNCDCPNCQELERLGASAASLRKKPVHSCHIPGCGKVYGKASHLKAHLRWHTGERPFVCNWLFCGKRFTRSDELERHVRTHTREKKFTCLLCNKRFTRSDHLSKHQKTHAESALQQAKTGEGEAQDPRNNEETADPNNLNTAVQNNNVPSETTTNGEEKTGSANGVETSSGLLEI; encoded by the exons ATGGCCGCATCTATTCTGGAG GAGGAAGCTCGCTATGGTTCCAGTCCTCTTGCTATGCTAACCGCTACCTGCAACAAGTTTGGCAGCACCAGCCCGGTGAGGGACTCAGCCACCCCGGGCAAGGCCGGTCCCGGCAGCTCCGCTCCAGTCAAGAAGCAGTACACCATGAGCTCAGAGCtccagggacagagaaacagcagaggaggaggagagagcatggAGAACTCCTACACTGGTTCCTTCAGCTCAGCGGGTGGGTTACTCACACCCACTGGCagccctcctccatcctctgggggGTATACGTCCGAGTACAACCCCTTCTCCCACTCTTTCCAGACCTCCATGTCCCAGGGCCAGGACCAGTCCCTGCTGGTGTCCAAGGCCCACGCCACGGCCGACTGTCTGACCAGCGTCTACACTTCCCTGGACATGACTCACCCCTACGGCTCCTGGTACAAGGCAGGCATCCACCCCGGCATCACCGCCGCCCCCTCCAACACCACGTCCTCCTGGTGGGACGTCCACCCAAATACCAACTGGCTAAGTGCTGCCCAGCCCCAGTCCGACGGCCTCCAGGGCTCCCTCCAACCCGTCCCTCCCCAAGcctccctcagcccccagctgccCAGCTACACCACTGACTTCACCTCTCTGAACCCAGCTCAGTACCCCTCGGTGGGCCTGGGGtccacatcacacctcctccagtcctcccagcACATGCTGCCTCAGGACATGTACAAGCCCAAGCCAGTGTCTGGCGGGGGGCTGATGGAGAATCAGATGGGCCTGAAGCCTGCTGGTGGATCACGGGGTTACGGTGGGGGAACCACCACTGGCCGGTCCAACTGTGACTGTCCCAACTGCCAGGAGCTGGAGCGGCTTGGAGCCTCGGCTGCATCCCTGAGGAAGAAGCCCGTTCATAGCTGCCACATCCCGGGCTGTGGGAAGGTCTATGGTAAAGCCTCGCATCTCAAGGCCCACCTCCGCTGGCACACTGGGGAGAGACCTTTCGTCTGCAACTGGCTGTTCTGCGGGAAACGTTTCACACGTTCCGACGAGCTGGAGAGGCACGTCCGCACGCACACCCGGGAGAAGAAGTTCACCTGCCTGCTGTGTAACAAGAGATTCACCCGCAGCGACCACCTCAGCAAGCACCAGAAGACCCACGCAGAGTCTGCCCTGCAGCAGGCCAAGACCGGGGAGGGAGAGGCCCAGGACCCCAGGAACAACGAGGAGACGGCAGACCCCAATAACCTCAACACGGCCGTGCAGAATAACAACGTCCCTAGTGAGACGACTACCAACGGAGAGGAGAAGACTGGCTCAGCCAacggggtagagaccagcagtgGACTGCTGGAGATTTAA